The following coding sequences are from one Leishmania major strain Friedlin complete genome, chromosome 36 window:
- a CDS encoding endonuclease/exonuclease protein-like protein, translated as MFLISWNVAGWSSTSQAIRERFGSIHDFFACTEADIICLQECKGTLAKLSASPVDMGASDPPVSRRPVVTLLKRLAAQEKRRRLAGSTEGDAPVGSSGGGGGGCNDGIDGWESFWSLSGKQHRGLNGVVTFARKGLTWRCDSQPFSEDAFNEEGRAVVTHHSAFVLVNVYVPNARGGARHAFKLRFLYALEKKMEQLRKDTGKPVILVGDLNMTYCAHDAAWSLRRIHLGTLLQLQTFAETKGDTAWTAALPHLSKAAVKRVANMIANHLCAQAQEIAALMDSGAATAASSSGTGVVSVDTEVNSSDNAIDREALQRLCALLPPRGSGGTGKGVHNYEAPPVSLRALYDVGFRCAYTSDFVKSSPCPHNSELYAVVHFCGLAPHSDASAEFMGRLLQLRLPVSSSAMPQRLPWTATTDVAARQAGISRVRMWDTFLLTREMVDAWSTAPADSPLIDVMLLREVERPRLRPYCPCPYTCWDQSRNRRLENEGTRLDYILVDSALLPAVVCRAETANNVLAGVPERSSSASTAPGPSVDREDFFSELHGARYRDGVMRAMANGAYPPAPFDGTGMPALCEQARELCFAGLPSTGLFVTPPQLSDHIGVGLLLDLAALGTESELLQRPGKVIEDHKCMYRPPIGLHTFFAAAATKKAVASVPTPPVQREVAADDKGVREAEGSVAGHKRAPDSGVPLSSSNASASARAWPAVAKSRTEDGVAVAGGDAEPCMIDVDSL; from the coding sequence GTCACTCTCCTAAAGCGGCTGGCAGCTCAAGAGAAACGGCGACGGTTGGCCGGGTCGACCGAGGGTGATGCAcccgtcggcagcagcggcggcggtggcggtggctgcaACGACGGCATTGACGGCTGGGAGTCGTTCTGGTCTCTCAGCGgcaagcagcaccgcggcctCAACGGTGTCGTGACGTTTGCGCGGAAGGGCCTCACATGGCGATGCGACAGCCAACCCTTTTCAGAGGATGCGTTCAACGAAGAGGGCCGCGCGGTGGTGACACACCACAGTGCCTTTGTGCTCGTCAACGTGTACGTGCCGAACGCTCGCGGCGGGGCCCGGCACGCTTTCAAGCTCCGTTTCCTGTACGCCTTGGAGAAGAAgatggagcagctgcgcaaggacACAGGGAAGCCGGTCATCCTTGTCGGCGATCTGAACATGACGTATtgcgcgcacgacgccgcctggtcgctgcggcgcatcCACCTGGGCactctcctgcagctgcagacgtTTGCCGAGACCAAGGGAGACACGGCGTGGACTGCCGCGCTCCCCCATCTTTCGAAAGCGGCCGTGAAGCGAGTGGCAAACATGATCGCAAATCATTTGTGTGCACAGGCGCAAGAGATAGCTGCGCTCAtggacagcggcgctgccacggctGCGTCGTCTTCTGGCACTGGTGTTGTTTCCGTTGATACGGAGGTCAACTCGAGCGACAATGCGATCGATcgggaggcgctgcagcgactcTGCGCACTTCTCCCGCCGCGAGGCTCAGGCGGCACTGGCAAGGGAGTGCACAATTACGAGGCACCGCCAGTGTCGCTGCGGGCCCTTTACGACGTCGGTTTTCGCTGCGCGTACACCTCCGATTTCGTGAAAAGCTCCCCGTGCCCCCACAACAGCGAACTGTACGCGGTGGTGCACTTCTGCGGACTAGCCCCGCACTCGGATGCGTCGGCGGAGTTCATGGGCCGgcttctccagctccgcctgcCGGTGTCTTCCTCAGCAATGCCCCAGCGCCTGCCATGGACGGCGACTACAGATGTAGCGGCTCGTCAAGCAGGGATTTCGCGAGTACGCATGTGGGACACTTTTCTGCTCACGAGAGAGATGGTTGATGCATGGTCTACCGCTCCGGCGGACTCACCACTGATTGAtgtgatgctgctgcgcgaggtggaGCGCCCAAGGCTGCGGCCCTACTGCCCGTGCCCGTACACGTGCTGGGATCAGTCACGCAACCGCCGTCTCGAAAACGAGGGCACGCGACTCGACTACATCCTCGTTGACTCCGCTCTGCTCCCTGCGGTGGTGTGCCGCGCAGAGACAGCCAACAACGTCCTTGCCGGAGTGCCGGAGCGGAGCTCATCCGCGTCTACTGCGCCGGGGCCATCGGTGGATCGAGAGGACTTTTTCAGTGAACTGCATGGTGCGCGCTACCGGGATGGCGTGATGCGTGCGATGGCCAACGGCGCCTACCCGCCGGCGCCCTTCGATGGCACCGGGATGCCGGCGCTGTGTGAGCAAGCGCGAGAGCTGTGCTTTGCCGGCCTGCCCTCTACCGGTCTCTTTGTCACTCCACCGCAGCTCAGCGATCACATTGGCGTGGGCCTGCTCCTGGACTTGGCTGCCCTCGGCACCGAGAGCGAGTTACTCCAGCGTCCCGGCAAGGTGATCGAGGACCACAAGTGCATGTATCGACCACCCATTGGACTGCACACCTTctttgccgccgcggccactaagaaggcggtggcctcCGTCCCCACGCCGCCTGTGCAGAGAGAGGTTGCTGCCGATGACAAAGgcgtgcgcgaggcggagggcagcgTAGCCGGACACAAGAGAGCTCCCGACAGCGGTGTACCGCTTTCTTCCTCCAACGCTAGCGCGAGCGCGAGGGCTTGGCCAGCGGTAGCCAAGTCTCGCACTGAAGACGGTGTCGCCGTTGCTGGTGGCGACGCAGAGCCGTGTATGATTGACGTGGATTCGCTGTGA
- a CDS encoding putative adaptin translates to MNGAALIEHATFVTERAWEYASNTTSVFNKARSLVAGDAQFFSVAPKVDDLRRSLSSESLHDKRDGMKRIIAQMCKGSDMRHFYPDVVKNIHVPSIELRKLIYVFIVYYAEDCPNETLLSISAFQKDLLDPSMHVRALALRMLASLRILAIQPVVMVAVRKCANDMAPLVRKTAALALVQIHTLARQELDRETVRQLLRTFLSDRNPDVVGAAAMAYTRICPDEWDLVHGVYRRLCRILMDCEEWGQVVLLRLLLRYARQHFVDPSGPFAATAASGSRGFSSSSGEGTDSDDDDATSSSRSSFNMTLSRGRGASKSDTAADAQMDPDLLLLLNSTRPLLWSMNSATVVATIALFCHCGTRRFQEACVKPAMRLLNTCTEGHIAVLHVVYALLLLQRDAFLPYLKSFFLLPLDAADVRHLKLRILSRLVTPATWTEVSLEFRSYLRQYSDAAVVEAIQGLAQAVQQCPPFAAHTIRLVTPLLSSRTSSPAVVAEAVAVLRVLVLQGTDPVRISRLACQLTLDIMEQRITEPSAVATILWLTGENISKHPSMAAAAPDCFRVFAKRFGGLTSEVKRQVLTLGCKVWVHLQGNSELSERFKRVYHYVAELAKYDDDYRIRDEERIIEATFDRQSGTFAGVQTALLREKPLPDVNDPYADRAGLEMGTFSQLLGSAVRIYDPLPTWATEATDGALRRSIEETNATAAAVTMFESTSGEEESGSNNSSDTEGEESDDSDGAASLSGSYESSYSGSSDVGDVSGKSSSASDGDAADPSGASAAQKAGSGAGTVKASPPKFTVKITTQSAPPPAPPPAPAQATVKAAGETDTVPAVVPGLPPSPETVTEPHSVVEA, encoded by the coding sequence atgaacggcgcggcgcttATTGAGCACGCCACTTTTGTCACGGAGCGGGCGTGGGAGTATGCGAGCAACACGACCTCCGTCTTCAACAAAGCCCGCTCGCTTGTCGCCGGGGACGCACAGTTCTTCTCGGTTGCACCCAAAGTCGATGATCTTCGACGTAGCCTGAGCTCGGAGTCGCTCCATGACAAGCGCGATGGCATGAAGCGCATCATTGCGCAGATGTGCAAGGGAAGTGACATGCGCCACTTCTATCCTGACGTAGTCAAGAACATCCACGTTCCCTCGATCGAATTGCGCAAGCTCATCTACGTCTTCATCGTCTACTATGCTGAAGACTGCCCCAACGAGACACTCCTGTCTATCTCTGCCTTTCAGAAGGACCTGCTCGACCCCAGCATGCATGTCCGtgccctcgccctccgcaTGCTCGCGTCGCTCCGCATTCTTGCCATTCAGCCGGTGGTGATGGTTGCCGTGCGGAAGTGCGCCAATGACATGGCACCGCTGGTGCGCAAGACGGCCGCCCTTGCGCTTGTGCAGATACACACGCTAGCTCGCCAGGAGCTGGACCGTGAAACCGTTCGCCAGCTACTGCGAACGTTTCTGTCTGATCGCAACCCTGACGTGGTCGGCGCAGCCGCAATGGCGTACACGAGGATCTGCCCGGATGAGTGGGACCTGGTGCACGGCGTGtaccgccgcctctgcaggATTCTCATGGATTGTGAGGAGTGGGGTcaggtggtgctgctgcgcctgttGCTGCGCTACGCACGCCAGCACTTTGTGGACCCCAGCGGGCCGTTTGCGGCCACGGCTGCATCGGGCAGCCGTGGCTTCTCGAGCTCCAGCGGGGAAGGGACGGACAgtgacgatgacgacgcaACGTCCTCGTCTCGCTCCTCCTTCAACATGACACTGTcacggggccgcggcgccagcaagagcgacaccgccgcggaTGCACAGATGGACCCAgatctgctgctgcttctcaaCTCGActcggccgctgctgtggagCATGAACAGCGCCACGGTGGTCGCGACCATCGCGCTCTTCTGCCACTGCGGCACACGACGCTTTCAGGAGGCGTGCGTGAAGCCGGCGATGCGACTGCTGAATACGTGCACCGAGGGCCATATTGCCGTGCTGCATGTCGTCTACgctctgctgttgctgcaaCGCGATGCATTCCTTCCGTACCTGAAGAGCTTTTTTTTGCTGCCCCTGGACGCGGCCGATGTGCGGCACCTTAAGCTACGCATCCTCTCCCGCCTGGTGACGCCAGCCACCTGGACGGAAGTGTCTCTGGAGTTCCGGTCCTACCTGCGGCAGtacagcgacgccgccgttgtcgaGGCGATTCAAGGgctggcgcaggcggtgcagcagtgccCGCCCTTCGCCGCACACACCATCCGTCTTGTGACCCCGCTCCTCTCAAGTCGGACCAGCTCACCCGCtgtcgtcgcggaggctgtagcggtgctgcgtgtgctcgtACTGCAGGGCACCGACCCGGTGCGCATCTCACGGCTTGCCTGCCAGCTGACACTTGACATCATGGAGCAGCGAATCACGGAaccgtcggcggtggcgacaaTTCTCTGGTTGACCGGCGAGAACATATCCAAGCACCCCTCCatggccgctgcggcgccggaCTGCTTCCGTGTGTTTGCGAAGCGCTTCGGTGGCCTCACTTCGGAGGTGAAGCGGCAGGTTCTCACGTTGGGCTGCAAAGTGTGGGTGCACTTGCAGGGCAACAGCGAACTCTCGGAGCGCTTCAAACGTGTGTACCACTACGTTGCAGAGCTAGCCAAGTACGACGATGACTACCGAATTCGTGACGAGGAGCGCATCATTGAAGCGACGTTTGATCGGCAGAGCGGCACATTCGCAGGTGTGCAgaccgcgctgctgcgtgaaAAGCCGCTTCCAGACGTCAACGACCCCTACGCCGATCGAGCCGGTCTGGAGATGGGTACCTTCTCCCAGCTGCTAGGGTCGGCCGTGCGCATCTACGACCCGCTGCCGACTTGGGCGACGGAAGCGACGGATGGGGCACTGCGCCGCTCCATCGAAGAGACGAACGCgactgccgccgcggtgacCATGTTCGAGTCCACCTCCGGTGAGGaagagagcggcagcaaTAACAGCAGTGACAcggaaggggaagagagcgacgacagcgacggcgcagccTCGCTGTCCGGCTCCTACGAGTCCAGCTACagcggctccagcgacgTGGGTGATGTGAGCGGCAAGTCGAGCTCCGCGTctgacggcgatgccgcggaTCCGTCCGGCGCTTcagcggcgcagaaggccggcagcggtgctggtaCAGTGAAGGCGTCGCCGCCCAAGTTTACGGTGAAGATCACGACGCagtcggcgccaccgcccgctcctcctccagctccggcACAGGCGACCGTGAAGGCGGCCGGAGAGACAGATACCGTGCCTGCTGTTGTTCCAgggctgccgccgtcgccagaGACGGTCACGGAGCCTCACTCGGTCGTAGAGGCGTAG